A single region of the Brassica rapa cultivar Chiifu-401-42 chromosome A03, CAAS_Brap_v3.01, whole genome shotgun sequence genome encodes:
- the LOC103860268 gene encoding RPM1-interacting protein 4: protein MAERSNVPKFGNWEGEENVPYTAYFEKARKGRAPGGRVTNPNDPEYNSDSQSQAPSRTRPEEVDPVRKSREVTRSREESELKQFGGGGGDGSGSSNEKRQGRSSQNNSYDKSPLHKNSYDGTGRTKPKPNLRADESPEKVTVVPKFGDWDENNPASADGYTHIFNKVREERSTGANNVSGSSRTPTHPNSRNSPSSSSKCCCFGFGGK from the exons ATGGCA GAGCGTTCGAATGTTCCCAAGTTTGGAAACTGGGAAGGTGAGGAGAATGTTCCTTACACAGCCTACTTTGAGAAAGCGCGTAAAGGACGCGCTCCAGGCGGTAGAGTGACGAACCCGAACGACCCGGAATATAACTCGGATTCGCAGTCTCAAGCTCCTTCGAGAACCAGACCCGAGGAAGTTGACCCGGTTAGAAAGTCGCGTGAAGTGACGAGAAGCCGAGAAGAGAGCGAGTTGAAGCagtttggtggtggtggtggtgatggtaGTGGTTCATCAAACGAGAAAAGACAAGGAAGGTCTTCTCAGAACAATAGCTACGATAAGTCTCCGTTGCATAAGAATTCATATGATGGCACTGGAAGAACAAAGCCCAAACCAAACCTTAGAGCTGACGAAAGC CCTGAAAAAGTGACGGTGGTGCCAAAATTCGGTGATTGGGATGAGAATAATCCGGCGTCAGCTGATGGATACACACACATTTTCAACAAAGTCCGTGAAGAGAGAAGCACTGGAGCTAATAATGTGAGTGGATCTTCAAGAACGCCAACTCACCCGAACTCCCGTAATAGCCCTTCCAGCAGTTCCAAA TGTTGCTGCTTTGGCTTTGGAGGAAAATGA
- the LOC103860267 gene encoding cell division control protein 45 homolog isoform X2, with product MVRIQKVESFYAKLRESATSSDSHNPLLIFPSSSDVDSICALKVITHILESDSIQYSCFPVSSFLEIHKYAGPGLCSSLESPVTILLINWGCHRDLKLVLKLGPKARVFVVDSHRPIHLHNLSDGNERVVVLHTDDDERQADLAYDFDVLKLANESYQMRQESVEEEEEEEESDDGDRPSKRRKMGDDGVKLFKKLKRDYYKMGTFHGKPSGCLLFELSHFLRKNTNELLWLACVSLTDQFVHERLTDERYQAAVMELEQHINSSGNIDKVTSVTLKDGTKVRAPDCSRISYEEEPRLMLLREWNLFDSMLCSSYIATKLKTWSDNGIKKLKLLLARMGFALIECQQKFPYMNNEVKRKMKQEFDRFLPEYGLNDFYYRSFLRLHGYSSRVSAADVVYGITALLESFLGSGGSSASQQFGEAYDALSLNNLDKLRSGMQQAIKVQRAILRQGSAAITKTGCIRSGRKFRWVKVEDSIDAKYLGYPQALTKFCYFLMDALREKGARMKPMLCACASQELGKILVVGVCGKPRLGAVRGNAFGNAFRKAAQESRADYFHELFESSWIVLDASAVNSFMIRLTENL from the exons ATGGTGAGGATCCAGAAAGTAGAATCCTTTTACGCCAAGCTCCGCGAATCAGCCACTTCCTCCGATTCACACAACCCTCTTCTGATATTCCCTTCCTCATCCGACGTCGACTCGATCTGCGCCCTCAAGGTCATCACTCACATCCTCGAATCCGATTCGATTCAGTACTCTTGTTTCCCCGTCTCGTCGTTTCTCGAGATCCACAAGTACGCAGGTCCTGGGCTCTGTTCTTCCTTGGAGAGTCCTGTGACTATACTTTTGATTAATTGGGGTTGTCACCGTGATTTGAAGCTTGTTCTTAAGCTAGGTCCTAAGGCTCGTGTCTTTGTGGTGGATAGTCATAGGCCTATTCATTTGCATAACCTGAGCGATGGTAATGAGAGGGTTGTTGTTCTTCATACTGATGATGATGAGAGGCAAGCGGATTTAGCTTATGATTTTGATGTCTTGAAGTTGGCTAATGAGAGTTATCAGATGCGTCAAGAAAGTGTTG aagaggaggaggaggaggaagagagtgATGATGGTGATAGGCCAAGTAAGAGGAGGAAGATGGGTGATGATGGTGTGAAGCTTTTTAAGAAGCTAAAGAGAGATTACTACAAGATGGGGACTTTCCACGGGAAGCCATCTGGTTGCTTGCTCTTTGAGCTGTCTCATTTTTTAAGGAAGAACACTAACGAGTTGCTCTGGCTGGCTTGCGTTTCCTTGACTGATCAGTTCGTTCACGAGAGGCTAACCGACGAGAGATACCAAGCCGCGGTGATGGAGCTCGAGCAGCACATCAACAGCTCCGGGAACATAGATAAAGTCACGTCCGTTACTTTAAAAGACGGAACCAAGGTTCGAGCGCCAGACTGTTCGAGAATCTCTTACGAAGAGGAGCCTAGGCTTATGCTCCTGAGAGAGTGGAACTTGTTTGACTCCATGCTCTGCTCCTCGTACATAGCGACGAAGCTCAAGACTTGGAGTGATAACGggatcaagaagctgaagcttctTCTAGCGCGTATGGGGTTCGCGCTCATCGAGTGCCAGCAGAAGTTTCCCTACATGAACAACGAGGTGAAGAGGAAAATGAAGCAAGAGTTTGATCGGTTTTTGCCTGAGTATGGTTTAAATGATTTCTACTACAGGAGTTTCTTGCGGCTTCATGGATACAGCTCAAGGGTCTCTGCTGCTGATGTTGTGTACGGTATCACAGCGCTTCTTGAGTCGTTTCTTGGTTCAGGTGGCTCTTCTGCTTCACAGCAGTTTGGAGAAGCTTATGATGCTTTGTCGTTGAACAATCTTGATAAGCTTCGGTCCGGGATGCAGCAAGCAATCAAGGTTCAAAGAGCGATTCTCAGACAAGGAAGTGCAGCAATCACCAAGACAGGATGCATCAGAAGTGGAAGGAAGTTCAGATGGGTGAAGGTTGAGGATTCTATTGACGCTAAGTATTTGGGATATCCTCAGGCTTTGACAAAGTTTTGTTACTTTCTGATGGATGCTTTGAGGGAGAAAGGAGCTAGGATGAAACCGATGCTATGTGCCTGCGCATCTCAAGAGCTAGGGAAGATACTTGTGGTTGGAGTTTGTGGGAAGCCGAGGCTTGGTGCGGTAAGAGGGAATGCGTTTGGTAATGCTTTTAGAAAAGCAGCTCAAGAGAGTAGAGCCGATTACTTTCATGAGCTGTTTGAGTCTTCGTGGATCGTCTTAGATGCTTCTGCTGTTAACTCTTTCATGATTAGATTAACTGAGAACCTTTGA
- the LOC103860267 gene encoding cell division control protein 45 homolog isoform X1 — MVRIQKVESFYAKLRESATSSDSHNPLLIFPSSSDVDSICALKVITHILESDSIQYSCFPVSSFLEIHKYAGPGLCSSLESPVTILLINWGCHRDLKLVLKLGPKARVFVVDSHRPIHLHNLSDGNERVVVLHTDDDERQADLAYDFDVLKLANESYQMRQESVGVDESEDEDEEEEEEEEESDDGDRPSKRRKMGDDGVKLFKKLKRDYYKMGTFHGKPSGCLLFELSHFLRKNTNELLWLACVSLTDQFVHERLTDERYQAAVMELEQHINSSGNIDKVTSVTLKDGTKVRAPDCSRISYEEEPRLMLLREWNLFDSMLCSSYIATKLKTWSDNGIKKLKLLLARMGFALIECQQKFPYMNNEVKRKMKQEFDRFLPEYGLNDFYYRSFLRLHGYSSRVSAADVVYGITALLESFLGSGGSSASQQFGEAYDALSLNNLDKLRSGMQQAIKVQRAILRQGSAAITKTGCIRSGRKFRWVKVEDSIDAKYLGYPQALTKFCYFLMDALREKGARMKPMLCACASQELGKILVVGVCGKPRLGAVRGNAFGNAFRKAAQESRADYFHELFESSWIVLDASAVNSFMIRLTENL; from the coding sequence ATGGTGAGGATCCAGAAAGTAGAATCCTTTTACGCCAAGCTCCGCGAATCAGCCACTTCCTCCGATTCACACAACCCTCTTCTGATATTCCCTTCCTCATCCGACGTCGACTCGATCTGCGCCCTCAAGGTCATCACTCACATCCTCGAATCCGATTCGATTCAGTACTCTTGTTTCCCCGTCTCGTCGTTTCTCGAGATCCACAAGTACGCAGGTCCTGGGCTCTGTTCTTCCTTGGAGAGTCCTGTGACTATACTTTTGATTAATTGGGGTTGTCACCGTGATTTGAAGCTTGTTCTTAAGCTAGGTCCTAAGGCTCGTGTCTTTGTGGTGGATAGTCATAGGCCTATTCATTTGCATAACCTGAGCGATGGTAATGAGAGGGTTGTTGTTCTTCATACTGATGATGATGAGAGGCAAGCGGATTTAGCTTATGATTTTGATGTCTTGAAGTTGGCTAATGAGAGTTATCAGATGCGTCAAGAAAGTGTTGGTGTTGATGAAAGTGAAGAcgaggatgaagaagaggaggaggaggaggaagagagtgATGATGGTGATAGGCCAAGTAAGAGGAGGAAGATGGGTGATGATGGTGTGAAGCTTTTTAAGAAGCTAAAGAGAGATTACTACAAGATGGGGACTTTCCACGGGAAGCCATCTGGTTGCTTGCTCTTTGAGCTGTCTCATTTTTTAAGGAAGAACACTAACGAGTTGCTCTGGCTGGCTTGCGTTTCCTTGACTGATCAGTTCGTTCACGAGAGGCTAACCGACGAGAGATACCAAGCCGCGGTGATGGAGCTCGAGCAGCACATCAACAGCTCCGGGAACATAGATAAAGTCACGTCCGTTACTTTAAAAGACGGAACCAAGGTTCGAGCGCCAGACTGTTCGAGAATCTCTTACGAAGAGGAGCCTAGGCTTATGCTCCTGAGAGAGTGGAACTTGTTTGACTCCATGCTCTGCTCCTCGTACATAGCGACGAAGCTCAAGACTTGGAGTGATAACGggatcaagaagctgaagcttctTCTAGCGCGTATGGGGTTCGCGCTCATCGAGTGCCAGCAGAAGTTTCCCTACATGAACAACGAGGTGAAGAGGAAAATGAAGCAAGAGTTTGATCGGTTTTTGCCTGAGTATGGTTTAAATGATTTCTACTACAGGAGTTTCTTGCGGCTTCATGGATACAGCTCAAGGGTCTCTGCTGCTGATGTTGTGTACGGTATCACAGCGCTTCTTGAGTCGTTTCTTGGTTCAGGTGGCTCTTCTGCTTCACAGCAGTTTGGAGAAGCTTATGATGCTTTGTCGTTGAACAATCTTGATAAGCTTCGGTCCGGGATGCAGCAAGCAATCAAGGTTCAAAGAGCGATTCTCAGACAAGGAAGTGCAGCAATCACCAAGACAGGATGCATCAGAAGTGGAAGGAAGTTCAGATGGGTGAAGGTTGAGGATTCTATTGACGCTAAGTATTTGGGATATCCTCAGGCTTTGACAAAGTTTTGTTACTTTCTGATGGATGCTTTGAGGGAGAAAGGAGCTAGGATGAAACCGATGCTATGTGCCTGCGCATCTCAAGAGCTAGGGAAGATACTTGTGGTTGGAGTTTGTGGGAAGCCGAGGCTTGGTGCGGTAAGAGGGAATGCGTTTGGTAATGCTTTTAGAAAAGCAGCTCAAGAGAGTAGAGCCGATTACTTTCATGAGCTGTTTGAGTCTTCGTGGATCGTCTTAGATGCTTCTGCTGTTAACTCTTTCATGATTAGATTAACTGAGAACCTTTGA
- the LOC103860266 gene encoding oleoyl-acyl carrier protein thioesterase 1, chloroplastic isoform X3, producing the protein MLKLSCNATDKLQSFSSHSHQSNPVHRIHSFSVSCSQIRKPGLTPLRAAVSADQESVIRAEQGLDTLAGRLRLGSLTEDGLSYKEKFIVRSHEVQSNKTATVQTIANLLQEVGCNQFQSVGFSTDGFATTPTMRKLNLIWVTSRMHIEIYKYPAWGDVVEIETWCQSEGRIGTRRDWILKDLANGEVTGRATSKWVMMNQDTRRLQKVSDDIRDEHLIFGPKEPRLAFPEEENNRSLKKIPKLEDPAQYSIIGLKPRRADLDMNHHVNNVTYIGWLLETPTNFRSLLWTHSPPRPQRLVGPIALQHQVHRGQAIASSYIS; encoded by the exons ATGTTGAAGCTCTCGTGTAATGCGACTGATAAGTTACAGAGCTTCTCCTCGCATTCTCATCAATCGAATCCAGTTCATCGGATACATTCCTTCTCTGTCTCTTGTTCCCAGATAAGAAAACCTGGCTTGACTCCTCTGCGGGCGGCAGTATCTGCTGATCAAGAAAGTGTGATTCGAGCAGAACAAGGTTTGGACACACTCGCGGGTCGGCTCCGGTTGGGTAGCTTGACGGAGGATGGTTTATCGTATAAAGAGAAGTTCATAGTCAGATCCCACGAAGTGCAGAGTAACAAAACCGCTACGGTCCAAACCATTGCCAATCTTTTGCAG GAGGTGGGATGTAATCAGTTTCAGAGCGTTGGATTTTCGACTGATGGGTTTGCGACAACACCTACCATGAGGAAACTGAATCTCATTTGGGTCACTTCGAGAATGCACATTGAGATTTACAAATATCCAGcttg GGGTGATGTGGTTGAGATAGAGACATGGTGTCAGAGTGAAGGAAGGATCGGGACAAGGCGTGATTGGATTCTTAAAGATCTTGCTAACGGTGAAGTCACTGGCCGTGCTACTAG CAAGTGGGTGATGATGAACCAAGACACAAGACGGCTACAGAAAGTTTCTGATGATATTCGGGATGAGCACTTGATTTTCGGTCCTAAAGAACCCAG ATTAGCATTTCCTGAGGAAGAAAATAACAGAAGCTTGAAGAAAATCCCCAAACTCGAAGATCCGGCCCAGTACTCAATCATTGGACTTAAG CCAAGACGAGCTGATCTCGACATGAACCATCATGTCAATAATGTCACCTATATTGGATGGCTTCTTGAG ACACCCACGAACTTCAGGTCATTACTCTGGACTCACTCACCACCACGACCTCAGAGATTGGTGGGACCAATAGCTCTGCAACATCAGGTACACAGGGGGCAAGCGATAGCCAGTTCTTACATCTCCTAA
- the LOC103860266 gene encoding oleoyl-acyl carrier protein thioesterase 1, chloroplastic isoform X2 — translation MLKLSCNATDKLQSFSSHSHQSNPVHRIHSFSVSCSQIRKPGLTPLRAAVSADQESVIRAEQGLDTLAGRLRLGSLTEDGLSYKEKFIVRSHEVQSNKTATVQTIANLLQEVGCNQFQSVGFSTDGFATTPTMRKLNLIWVTSRMHIEIYKYPAWGDVVEIETWCQSEGRIGTRRDWILKDLANGEVTGRATSKWVMMNQDTRRLQKVSDDIRDEHLIFGPKEPRLAFPEEENNRSLKKIPKLEDPAQYSIIGLKPRRADLDMNHHVNNVTYIGWLLEVITLDYRRECQQDDVVDSLTTSKNGSATSDTQSHNDSQFLHLLRLSGDGQEINRGTTLWRKKPSR, via the exons ATGTTGAAGCTCTCGTGTAATGCGACTGATAAGTTACAGAGCTTCTCCTCGCATTCTCATCAATCGAATCCAGTTCATCGGATACATTCCTTCTCTGTCTCTTGTTCCCAGATAAGAAAACCTGGCTTGACTCCTCTGCGGGCGGCAGTATCTGCTGATCAAGAAAGTGTGATTCGAGCAGAACAAGGTTTGGACACACTCGCGGGTCGGCTCCGGTTGGGTAGCTTGACGGAGGATGGTTTATCGTATAAAGAGAAGTTCATAGTCAGATCCCACGAAGTGCAGAGTAACAAAACCGCTACGGTCCAAACCATTGCCAATCTTTTGCAG GAGGTGGGATGTAATCAGTTTCAGAGCGTTGGATTTTCGACTGATGGGTTTGCGACAACACCTACCATGAGGAAACTGAATCTCATTTGGGTCACTTCGAGAATGCACATTGAGATTTACAAATATCCAGcttg GGGTGATGTGGTTGAGATAGAGACATGGTGTCAGAGTGAAGGAAGGATCGGGACAAGGCGTGATTGGATTCTTAAAGATCTTGCTAACGGTGAAGTCACTGGCCGTGCTACTAG CAAGTGGGTGATGATGAACCAAGACACAAGACGGCTACAGAAAGTTTCTGATGATATTCGGGATGAGCACTTGATTTTCGGTCCTAAAGAACCCAG ATTAGCATTTCCTGAGGAAGAAAATAACAGAAGCTTGAAGAAAATCCCCAAACTCGAAGATCCGGCCCAGTACTCAATCATTGGACTTAAG CCAAGACGAGCTGATCTCGACATGAACCATCATGTCAATAATGTCACCTATATTGGATGGCTTCTTGAG GTCATAACTCTGGATTACAGACGAGAATGTCAGCAAGACGATGTGGTGGATTCACTCACCACCTCAAAGAATGGCTCTGCAACATCAGACACACAAAGCCACAACGATAGCCAGTTCTTACATCTCCTAAGGTTGTCTGGAGATGGTCAGGAGATCAACCGTGGGACAACCCTGTGGAGAAAGAAGCCCTCCAGATAG
- the LOC103860266 gene encoding oleoyl-acyl carrier protein thioesterase 1, chloroplastic isoform X1: protein MLKLSCNATDKLQSFSSHSHQSNPVHRIHSFSVSCSQIRKPGLTPLRAAVSADQESVIRAEQGLDTLAGRLRLGSLTEDGLSYKEKFIVRSHEVQSNKTATVQTIANLLQEVGCNQFQSVGFSTDGFATTPTMRKLNLIWVTSRMHIEIYKYPAWGDVVEIETWCQSEGRIGTRRDWILKDLANGEVTGRATSKWVMMNQDTRRLQKVSDDIRDEHLIFGPKEPRLAFPEEENNRSLKKIPKLEDPAQYSIIGLKPRRADLDMNHHVNNVTYIGWLLESIPQEIVDTHELQVITLDYRRECQQDDVVDSLTTSKNGSATSDTQSHNDSQFLHLLRLSGDGQEINRGTTLWRKKPSR from the exons ATGTTGAAGCTCTCGTGTAATGCGACTGATAAGTTACAGAGCTTCTCCTCGCATTCTCATCAATCGAATCCAGTTCATCGGATACATTCCTTCTCTGTCTCTTGTTCCCAGATAAGAAAACCTGGCTTGACTCCTCTGCGGGCGGCAGTATCTGCTGATCAAGAAAGTGTGATTCGAGCAGAACAAGGTTTGGACACACTCGCGGGTCGGCTCCGGTTGGGTAGCTTGACGGAGGATGGTTTATCGTATAAAGAGAAGTTCATAGTCAGATCCCACGAAGTGCAGAGTAACAAAACCGCTACGGTCCAAACCATTGCCAATCTTTTGCAG GAGGTGGGATGTAATCAGTTTCAGAGCGTTGGATTTTCGACTGATGGGTTTGCGACAACACCTACCATGAGGAAACTGAATCTCATTTGGGTCACTTCGAGAATGCACATTGAGATTTACAAATATCCAGcttg GGGTGATGTGGTTGAGATAGAGACATGGTGTCAGAGTGAAGGAAGGATCGGGACAAGGCGTGATTGGATTCTTAAAGATCTTGCTAACGGTGAAGTCACTGGCCGTGCTACTAG CAAGTGGGTGATGATGAACCAAGACACAAGACGGCTACAGAAAGTTTCTGATGATATTCGGGATGAGCACTTGATTTTCGGTCCTAAAGAACCCAG ATTAGCATTTCCTGAGGAAGAAAATAACAGAAGCTTGAAGAAAATCCCCAAACTCGAAGATCCGGCCCAGTACTCAATCATTGGACTTAAG CCAAGACGAGCTGATCTCGACATGAACCATCATGTCAATAATGTCACCTATATTGGATGGCTTCTTGAG AGCATACCTCAAGAGATTGTAGACACGCACGAACTTCAGGTCATAACTCTGGATTACAGACGAGAATGTCAGCAAGACGATGTGGTGGATTCACTCACCACCTCAAAGAATGGCTCTGCAACATCAGACACACAAAGCCACAACGATAGCCAGTTCTTACATCTCCTAAGGTTGTCTGGAGATGGTCAGGAGATCAACCGTGGGACAACCCTGTGGAGAAAGAAGCCCTCCAGATAG
- the LOC103860266 gene encoding oleoyl-acyl carrier protein thioesterase 1, chloroplastic isoform X4 has protein sequence MLKLSCNATDKLQSFSSHSHQSNPVHRIHSFSVSCSQIRKPGLTPLRAAVSADQESVIRAEQGLDTLAGRLRLGSLTEDGLSYKEKFIVRSHEVQSNKTATVQTIANLLQEVGCNQFQSVGFSTDGFATTPTMRKLNLIWVTSRMHIEIYKYPAWGDVVEIETWCQSEGRIGTRRDWILKDLANGEVTGRATSKWVMMNQDTRRLQKVSDDIRDEHLIFGPKEPRLAFPEEENNRSLKKIPKLEDPAQYSIIGLKPRRADLDMNHHVNNVTYIGWLLETRMSARRCGGFTHHLKEWLCNIRHTKPQR, from the exons ATGTTGAAGCTCTCGTGTAATGCGACTGATAAGTTACAGAGCTTCTCCTCGCATTCTCATCAATCGAATCCAGTTCATCGGATACATTCCTTCTCTGTCTCTTGTTCCCAGATAAGAAAACCTGGCTTGACTCCTCTGCGGGCGGCAGTATCTGCTGATCAAGAAAGTGTGATTCGAGCAGAACAAGGTTTGGACACACTCGCGGGTCGGCTCCGGTTGGGTAGCTTGACGGAGGATGGTTTATCGTATAAAGAGAAGTTCATAGTCAGATCCCACGAAGTGCAGAGTAACAAAACCGCTACGGTCCAAACCATTGCCAATCTTTTGCAG GAGGTGGGATGTAATCAGTTTCAGAGCGTTGGATTTTCGACTGATGGGTTTGCGACAACACCTACCATGAGGAAACTGAATCTCATTTGGGTCACTTCGAGAATGCACATTGAGATTTACAAATATCCAGcttg GGGTGATGTGGTTGAGATAGAGACATGGTGTCAGAGTGAAGGAAGGATCGGGACAAGGCGTGATTGGATTCTTAAAGATCTTGCTAACGGTGAAGTCACTGGCCGTGCTACTAG CAAGTGGGTGATGATGAACCAAGACACAAGACGGCTACAGAAAGTTTCTGATGATATTCGGGATGAGCACTTGATTTTCGGTCCTAAAGAACCCAG ATTAGCATTTCCTGAGGAAGAAAATAACAGAAGCTTGAAGAAAATCCCCAAACTCGAAGATCCGGCCCAGTACTCAATCATTGGACTTAAG CCAAGACGAGCTGATCTCGACATGAACCATCATGTCAATAATGTCACCTATATTGGATGGCTTCTTGAG ACGAGAATGTCAGCAAGACGATGTGGTGGATTCACTCACCACCTCAAAGAATGGCTCTGCAACATCAGACACACAAAGCCACAACGATAG
- the LOC103860266 gene encoding oleoyl-acyl carrier protein thioesterase 1, chloroplastic isoform X5 has product MLKLSCNATDKLQSFSSHSHQSNPVHRIHSFSVSCSQIRKPGLTPLRAAVSADQESVIRAEQGLDTLAGRLRLGSLTEDGLSYKEKFIVRSHEVQSNKTATVQTIANLLQEVGCNQFQSVGFSTDGFATTPTMRKLNLIWVTSRMHIEIYKYPAWGDVVEIETWCQSEGRIGTRRDWILKDLANGEVTGRATSKWVMMNQDTRRLQKVSDDIRDEHLIFGPKEPRLAFPEEENNRSLKKIPKLEDPAQYSIIGLKPRRADLDMNHHVNNVTYIGWLLETRTNFRS; this is encoded by the exons ATGTTGAAGCTCTCGTGTAATGCGACTGATAAGTTACAGAGCTTCTCCTCGCATTCTCATCAATCGAATCCAGTTCATCGGATACATTCCTTCTCTGTCTCTTGTTCCCAGATAAGAAAACCTGGCTTGACTCCTCTGCGGGCGGCAGTATCTGCTGATCAAGAAAGTGTGATTCGAGCAGAACAAGGTTTGGACACACTCGCGGGTCGGCTCCGGTTGGGTAGCTTGACGGAGGATGGTTTATCGTATAAAGAGAAGTTCATAGTCAGATCCCACGAAGTGCAGAGTAACAAAACCGCTACGGTCCAAACCATTGCCAATCTTTTGCAG GAGGTGGGATGTAATCAGTTTCAGAGCGTTGGATTTTCGACTGATGGGTTTGCGACAACACCTACCATGAGGAAACTGAATCTCATTTGGGTCACTTCGAGAATGCACATTGAGATTTACAAATATCCAGcttg GGGTGATGTGGTTGAGATAGAGACATGGTGTCAGAGTGAAGGAAGGATCGGGACAAGGCGTGATTGGATTCTTAAAGATCTTGCTAACGGTGAAGTCACTGGCCGTGCTACTAG CAAGTGGGTGATGATGAACCAAGACACAAGACGGCTACAGAAAGTTTCTGATGATATTCGGGATGAGCACTTGATTTTCGGTCCTAAAGAACCCAG ATTAGCATTTCCTGAGGAAGAAAATAACAGAAGCTTGAAGAAAATCCCCAAACTCGAAGATCCGGCCCAGTACTCAATCATTGGACTTAAG CCAAGACGAGCTGATCTCGACATGAACCATCATGTCAATAATGTCACCTATATTGGATGGCTTCTTGAG ACACGCACGAACTTCAGGTCATAA